The following coding sequences lie in one Macrobrachium nipponense isolate FS-2020 chromosome 45, ASM1510439v2, whole genome shotgun sequence genomic window:
- the LOC135214139 gene encoding uncharacterized protein LOC135214139 has protein sequence MTHPLSRSGVVEEAASSSRQPRMPRLTLLLMSLTGAALLVLNISIIICFIRRFATSRNTPASSYKTAISETHTPASTPAMTTDDDEEMKSGGPESVTTAAQYQMTRQSSDVKDDGGSPRITNIIHHYSTDITETSKPKDKQLPNVLPSAEFITIDSPTNNSKSALMNGGLNIRSPVSSNTEPEQ, from the exons ATGACACACCCGCTTTCTCGCTCAGGCGTGGTGGAAGAAGCAGCAAGTAGCAGCAGGCAACCTCGCATGCCCCGTCTGACCCTTCTGCTAATGTCCCTGACTGGGGCAGCCCTTTTGGTCCTAAACATATCCATCATTATCTGCTTCATCAGACGCTTCGCCACGAGCAGGAATACTCCAG CTTCTTCTTATAAAACTGCGATTTCTGAGACGCACACACCAGCCTCAACTCCCgcgatgaccacagatgacgacgaAGAGATGAAATCAGGTGGCCCTGAAAGTGTTACCACTGCAGCCCAATACCAG ATGACTCGGCAATCTTCAGACGTAAAAGATGATGGAGGTAGTCCACGAATAACAAATATAATCCATCACTACAGCACAGATATCACAGAGACTTCAAAACCAAAAGACAAGCAGCTGCCAAACGTTCTCCCTTCTGCCGAGTTTATCACCATCGACAGTCCAACTAACAACAGCAAAAGTGCCTTAATGAATGGTGGTCTGAACATTCGGAGTCCAGTATCTTCAAACACAGAGCCTGAACAGTAA